A region of the Roseiflexus sp. RS-1 genome:
CGCGCCCGGTGATGGCTGCGAGCGCCTGCGCCGCCCGGTAGAGCGCCAGTGATCCGCGCGTGCTGGCGCCGAGATACACATCTTCGTGGTTGCGGGTCGCCGTCACGATGGAGACGATATACTCCTCGATCAGTTCATCGACATACACCGATTTGATGCGTTCCTGCAGATCGACCAGTTCTTCGGCTGCGGCAACCTGCGTCAGGGTGTCGATTGGGTGCGCCTCGCGCTGGCGACGCAGGATGGCGATCTCATCGTTTCTCGCCGGGTAACCCAGGTGCACGCGCATAAAGAAGCGATCAAGTTGCGCTTCAGGCAGGGGAAATGTTCCTTCGTACTCGATCGGGTTCTGCGTCGCCAGCACCAGAAACGGCGTCGGCAGCGGGTAGGTGACGCCGTCCACCGTGATCTGGCGTTCTTCCATCGCTTCGAGGAGCGCACTCTGGGTTTTGGGTGTTGCGCGGTTGATCTCATCCGCCAGGACGATCTGCGCGATGACCGGACCGGGGCGGAACTCGAACTCATGGGTGCGCTGGTTGAAGATCGAGATGCCGGTCACATCCGATGGCAGCAGGTCGGGGGTGAACTGGATGCGCTTGAAACTGCATCCGATCGAACGCGCGATAGCTTTTGCGAGCATGGTTTTGCCTGTGCCCGGCACGTCTTCGAGGAGTACGTGCCCTTTGCACAACAGAGCAGTGAGCACCTGCTCGACGGCATGCCGCTTCCCGACGATAACCCGCTCGACATTGGC
Encoded here:
- a CDS encoding AAA family ATPase, coding for MDDIKATIERIAANVERVIVGKRHAVEQVLTALLCKGHVLLEDVPGTGKTMLAKAIARSIGCSFKRIQFTPDLLPSDVTGISIFNQRTHEFEFRPGPVIAQIVLADEINRATPKTQSALLEAMEERQITVDGVTYPLPTPFLVLATQNPIEYEGTFPLPEAQLDRFFMRVHLGYPARNDEIAILRRQREAHPIDTLTQVAAAEELVDLQERIKSVYVDELIEEYIVSIVTATRNHEDVYLGASTRGSLALYRAAQALAAITGRDYVIPDDVKALAAPVLAHRLIISPSARIRNISAAEVIADVLKAVAVPGARAGRRFERVAR